A genomic region of Xanthomonas fragariae contains the following coding sequences:
- a CDS encoding zeta toxin family protein — protein sequence MILAGQPGSGKGNLARAADNELRGDVVVIDPDELREAHPHVKVLRNAHPYTWSGYTHPDASRWADELLQATIEDKKNLIFDTTLSNGQWSSDLIKNLQSRGYDVEVRAMAAHKLESEHGVDERFSASLDQRGYGRYVPEGAREAIYTKLPISLDTVHKQTTAPIRIFNRQSAELYDSRTDARPPGQALEQARNAWFKDPTVTQQLREKWQQQADWHWDLPAHAQDIPNSDPAISAKLLAEHAELNVSDGVASRLEGIATIDELVRPGAPPARVPVPEPEIPGLHRAGMTAGLAGLGVAASAYDAVQTGERVSTLLSQDNLTAARSEALHFGARGVGGWAGGTAAAAVVGTTGAGPVALVVADGYLFSAAADKAATRWDNRQIYTQTDKEGVSWEFNGNQWLRQQKADLPNDGVDTLQKQAMFALPEKARELNYHASREATEQALGKVQPSNPYVQLSSETDASHLYQRDWRHDPASGQWSRMVADQVDQNDRPIWTVDCASPERNAALDQQAAQVVEANIARGPAVIAATYQAAHQRNGWDHVGPMPAAVQTALNPDSLQASNGEHYQRDAQGQWRHQDDVAQGNVALELEATRARLQPALEQHAKAMAQMPTRQRQTLQQQDQANTQATYIAYGVAPNATTAAAIQLAVQRTRDANRIDAATTSLALQRDAFGHYSVDSPIQHLRRDADAVVRVAATTSSEDIRQAMSEVQARHQAQAPSHDAPQQRATDVQDMRDASAPPAQAVTTLPAMTVQPPQPQQTAAMQAAPNPHASAQSGQQQDMHAQALEQQRQWQLQQNQ from the coding sequence ATCATCCTCGCGGGTCAGCCCGGCTCAGGAAAAGGAAACCTTGCAAGAGCCGCAGATAATGAACTGCGCGGGGATGTCGTTGTAATCGATCCCGACGAATTGCGTGAAGCGCACCCTCACGTAAAAGTCCTACGCAACGCCCACCCCTACACATGGTCAGGCTACACCCACCCCGACGCCAGCCGCTGGGCCGACGAGCTATTGCAGGCCACCATCGAAGACAAGAAGAACCTGATCTTCGACACCACGCTCAGCAATGGCCAGTGGAGTTCGGATCTGATCAAGAATCTGCAATCACGAGGTTATGATGTCGAAGTGCGTGCAATGGCCGCGCACAAGCTGGAAAGCGAACATGGAGTCGATGAGCGCTTTTCAGCATCGCTGGATCAGCGCGGCTACGGCCGCTACGTCCCCGAAGGCGCACGCGAAGCCATCTACACCAAACTGCCGATCAGCCTGGACACCGTACACAAACAAACTACTGCGCCAATCCGCATTTTCAATCGTCAGAGTGCAGAGCTCTACGACAGCCGTACCGACGCGCGTCCGCCCGGACAGGCATTAGAGCAAGCGCGCAATGCGTGGTTTAAGGATCCTACCGTCACACAGCAGCTGCGCGAGAAATGGCAGCAACAAGCCGATTGGCATTGGGATCTGCCAGCACATGCGCAAGATATTCCTAATTCCGACCCTGCCATCAGCGCGAAATTGCTCGCCGAGCACGCTGAGCTCAACGTCAGCGACGGGGTTGCCAGTCGGCTGGAAGGCATCGCCACCATCGACGAACTCGTGCGCCCAGGCGCTCCGCCCGCGCGCGTTCCCGTGCCAGAGCCTGAAATCCCGGGCCTGCACCGCGCAGGAATGACCGCAGGCCTGGCAGGTTTGGGAGTCGCGGCAAGCGCCTACGATGCGGTGCAGACCGGCGAGCGCGTGAGCACGCTTCTGTCACAGGACAACCTCACCGCTGCACGCTCAGAAGCATTGCACTTCGGCGCCCGCGGCGTGGGCGGTTGGGCGGGAGGAACCGCCGCCGCTGCCGTGGTGGGCACAACAGGTGCGGGCCCAGTCGCGCTGGTGGTGGCCGATGGTTATCTGTTCAGTGCAGCTGCCGACAAGGCCGCGACACGTTGGGATAACCGTCAGATCTATACGCAGACCGACAAAGAGGGCGTGAGCTGGGAGTTCAACGGTAATCAGTGGTTGCGGCAACAAAAAGCCGATCTGCCGAATGATGGCGTGGATACATTGCAAAAGCAGGCGATGTTCGCGCTGCCAGAAAAAGCACGCGAGCTGAATTATCACGCCAGTCGCGAAGCGACGGAGCAGGCGCTGGGCAAGGTGCAGCCCAGTAATCCGTATGTGCAGCTATCCAGCGAGACCGACGCCTCGCATCTTTATCAAAGGGATTGGCGACATGATCCTGCGAGTGGCCAGTGGTCACGGATGGTGGCCGACCAAGTCGACCAGAACGATCGGCCGATATGGACGGTTGATTGTGCAAGCCCCGAGCGCAATGCCGCGTTGGACCAACAAGCGGCTCAAGTGGTGGAAGCGAACATCGCCCGTGGACCAGCGGTGATTGCAGCGACCTATCAAGCCGCACACCAGCGCAACGGCTGGGACCACGTTGGGCCCATGCCTGCCGCTGTACAAACCGCATTGAACCCGGACTCGCTGCAAGCATCGAACGGCGAACACTATCAGCGTGATGCGCAAGGCCAGTGGCGGCACCAAGATGATGTTGCCCAAGGCAATGTGGCATTGGAACTGGAAGCCACGCGCGCACGGCTGCAACCTGCGTTGGAGCAGCATGCAAAGGCGATGGCGCAGATGCCCACGCGGCAGAGGCAAACGCTGCAACAGCAGGACCAAGCAAACACTCAGGCAACTTATATTGCTTATGGCGTTGCGCCCAACGCTACGACCGCAGCAGCGATCCAGCTTGCCGTGCAACGCACGCGCGATGCGAACCGGATCGATGCAGCAACCACCTCGCTGGCGTTGCAACGCGATGCCTTTGGGCATTATTCGGTGGATAGCCCGATCCAGCATTTACGTCGCGATGCCGATGCTGTGGTGCGTGTCGCAGCAACCACCAGCAGCGAAGACATCCGCCAGGCAATGAGCGAGGTGCAGGCACGCCATCAGGCGCAGGCGCCATCGCACGATGCGCCGCAGCAGCGCGCAACCGATGTGCAAGACATGCGCGATGCGTCTGCGCCACCAGCACAGGCTGTGACGACGCTGCCTGCTATGACCGTGCAACCGCCGCAACCTCAGCAGACCGCAGCGATGCAAGCAGCGCCGAACCCGCATGCCAGCGCGCAGTCCGGGCAGCAGCAGGACATGCACGCGCAAGCGCTAGAACAGCAACGCCAGTGGCAATTGCAGCAGAACCAGTAA
- a CDS encoding IS5 family transposase (programmed frameshift), with amino-acid sequence MRQKTYPSDMSRERFEHILPILEQARKRTKPRRVDMYEVWCAVLYVLRTGCQWRALPSDFPKWRTVHAYFAKWSECDDEGVSLLERALKKSQVGVARQKQERNIFSRFLIVDAQSVKNTDTAGQKGYDAGKKVSGIKRHIAVDTQGLPHAIAVTTAEVTDRKGALQALERCQSNLTHVQSLLCDSGYTGVPFAEGVREILGEQLTVQIAKRSELHTFKVMPKRWIVERSFAWLEKNRRLWKNCERKLNTSLQFIHLAFLALLLKRS; translated from the exons ATGCGCCAAAAAACCTATCCGAGCGACATGAGCCGGGAGCGTTTCGAACACATCCTCCCGATCCTAGAACAAGCGCGCAAGCGCACCAAGCCACGCCGAGTGGATATGTATGAGGTGTGGTGCGCAGTGTTGTACGTGCTGCGAACCGGTTGCCAATGGCGAGCGCTACCCAGCGACTTTCCGAAGTGGCGGACCGTGCACGCGTACTTTGCCAAGTGGAGCGAGTGCGACGATGAAGGAGTGAGCCTGCTGGAGCGGGCGCTCAAAAAATC TCAGGTTGGCGTGGCCCGCCAGAAACAGGAGCGCAACATCTTCAGCAGGTTCTTGATCGTGGACGCGCAGAGCGTCAAGAACACGGACACAGCCGGGCAAAAGGGATATGACGCGGGCAAAAAGGTGTCGGGCATCAAGCGGCATATCGCTGTTGATACCCAGGGGTTGCCCCATGCCATCGCGGTGACGACGGCGGAGGTGACCGACCGCAAAGGTGCGCTGCAGGCGCTGGAGCGCTGTCAGTCAAACTTGACGCATGTACAAAGCCTGCTGTGCGACAGTGGTTACACCGGAGTACCGTTTGCCGAAGGCGTACGAGAGATTCTAGGCGAGCAGCTCACGGTGCAGATTGCCAAGCGCAGCGAACTGCACACCTTCAAGGTCATGCCCAAGCGCTGGATCGTCGAGCGCAGTTTTGCCTGGCTGGAGAAAAACCGAAGGCTGTGGAAGAACTGCGAGCGCAAACTCAACACCAGCTTGCAGTTCATCCATCTGGCCTTCTTGGCGCTTCTACTCAAAAGATCGTGA
- a CDS encoding IS5 family transposase, with amino-acid sequence MRTRRPAAEDRPADELFRSRLENQIDLRHPLARLSQRMPWTALEQALSSRLPATQAGGGRPALPVRLIAGLLYLKHAYDLSDEAVCERWLENPYWQFFTGEVVFQTRLPCDASSLTRWRQRLGEAGMEELLAHTINAAHAMQAVDARELSRVIVDTTVQEKAIAYPTDSRLLEVARKKLVLLAKRHGIGLRQSYARQGPALSRKAGRYAHARQFKRMQRVLRRQRTVLGRLVRDIQRKLDQVNTGVRERIAVWLERAQRLYTQRPKDKQKLYALHAPEVECIGKGKARQAYEFGVKVGIAVTACKGLVVGARSFPGNPYDGDTLAEQLEQTRGLLQDVSVEPTVAIVDLGYRGREVDGVQVLHRGKAKTLTRRQWRWIKRRQAVEPVIGHLKDDCRLRRCRLKGAQGDALHVLGCAAGYNLRWLLRWIAFLRAWMRAMRWSSLSTVPLSPTALGA; translated from the coding sequence ATGCGTACACGCCGTCCTGCTGCCGAAGACAGACCCGCCGACGAGTTGTTTCGTTCGCGGCTGGAGAACCAGATCGATCTGCGTCATCCGCTGGCGCGGCTGAGCCAACGGATGCCGTGGACGGCGTTGGAGCAAGCACTTTCATCGCGCTTGCCGGCCACCCAGGCCGGTGGCGGTCGGCCGGCATTGCCGGTGCGGCTGATTGCCGGTTTGCTCTACCTCAAACACGCCTACGACCTGTCCGATGAAGCGGTGTGCGAGCGCTGGCTGGAGAATCCGTACTGGCAGTTCTTCACCGGTGAGGTCGTGTTCCAGACGCGTTTGCCGTGCGATGCCAGCTCGCTGACGCGCTGGCGGCAGCGCCTGGGTGAGGCCGGGATGGAAGAGCTGTTGGCGCACACCATCAACGCCGCGCATGCGATGCAGGCGGTGGACGCACGCGAGTTGTCGCGGGTGATCGTGGACACCACGGTGCAGGAAAAGGCGATCGCCTATCCGACCGACAGCCGTTTGCTGGAGGTGGCACGCAAGAAGCTGGTGTTACTGGCCAAGCGGCACGGCATCGGATTGCGGCAGAGCTACGCGCGGCAAGGCCCGGCCCTGAGCCGCAAGGCAGGTCGGTATGCGCATGCGCGCCAGTTCAAGCGGATGCAGCGCGTGCTGCGACGTCAACGCACAGTGCTGGGACGGCTCGTGCGCGACATCCAACGCAAACTCGATCAGGTAAACACCGGCGTGCGCGAGCGCATCGCTGTCTGGCTGGAACGTGCGCAACGGCTGTACACGCAGCGTCCGAAGGACAAACAAAAACTGTACGCATTGCATGCCCCGGAAGTGGAATGCATCGGCAAGGGCAAGGCGCGTCAAGCGTACGAATTTGGCGTCAAGGTCGGCATTGCGGTCACCGCCTGCAAGGGATTGGTCGTGGGTGCGCGCAGCTTCCCGGGCAACCCGTACGACGGCGATACCTTGGCCGAGCAGTTGGAGCAGACACGCGGGTTGCTGCAGGATGTGAGCGTAGAACCGACGGTGGCGATCGTGGACCTGGGCTATCGCGGGCGCGAAGTCGATGGCGTGCAGGTCCTGCATCGCGGCAAGGCCAAGACGCTGACGCGACGGCAATGGCGCTGGATCAAGCGACGGCAGGCGGTGGAGCCGGTGATCGGACATCTGAAAGACGACTGCAGGTTGCGTCGCTGCAGGCTGAAAGGTGCCCAAGGCGATGCGCTGCACGTGCTCGGCTGCGCCGCTGGCTACAACCTGCGCTGGCTGCTGCGCTGGATCGCGTTTTTGCGTGCCTGGATGCGGGCGATGAGATGGTCATCCTTGAGCACCGTGCCGCTGTCACCGACGGCACTTGGCGCTTGA
- a CDS encoding IS3 family transposase (programmed frameshift) has product MSSKRYTDEFKIEAVRQVTDRGFKVAEVAERLGVTTHSLYAWLRKFGKPGVVQRAEVDQSAEVRRLKAELRRVTEERDIPKKGRRVLCQGVRAKYAFMQAHCGEFRVCAMCRVLRVNRSGYYAWLCSPNSERAKEDERLLGLIKHHWLASGSVYGHRKITRDLRDLGERCSRHRVHRLMRTEGLRAQVGYGRKPRFHGGMQCKAAANLLDRQFDVTEPDTAWASDFTFIRTHEGWMYLAVVIDLFSRQVVGWAMRDRADTELVVQALLSAVWRRKPNAGCLVHSDQGSVYTSDDWRSFLASHSVVCSMSRRGNCHDNAPVESFFGLLKRERIRRRTYSTKHAARAEVFDYIEMFYNPNRRHDSTGDLSPVEFERRYAQRGS; this is encoded by the exons ATGAGCAGCAAGCGGTATACGGATGAATTCAAGATCGAGGCGGTCCGGCAAGTGACCGATCGTGGTTTCAAGGTGGCAGAAGTCGCGGAGCGACTGGGTGTCACCACGCACAGCCTCTACGCCTGGCTGCGCAAGTTCGGCAAGCCTGGCGTGGTGCAGCGCGCCGAGGTGGACCAGAGCGCCGAGGTTCGGCGGCTGAAGGCAGAGTTGCGTCGAGTGACCGAGGAGCGCGACATCC CTAAAAAAGGCCGCCGCGTACTTTGCCAAGGGGTAAGGGCAAAGTACGCCTTCATGCAAGCCCACTGTGGGGAATTCAGGGTGTGTGCGATGTGCCGGGTATTGCGGGTCAACCGGTCGGGCTATTACGCCTGGTTGTGCTCGCCCAACAGTGAGCGCGCCAAGGAAGATGAGCGCTTGCTTGGACTGATCAAGCACCACTGGCTGGCCAGCGGCAGTGTCTATGGGCATCGCAAGATCACCAGGGATCTGCGCGATCTGGGTGAGCGTTGCAGTCGCCATCGGGTGCATCGGCTGATGCGCACCGAGGGACTGCGTGCCCAGGTGGGCTATGGTCGCAAACCGCGCTTCCATGGAGGAATGCAGTGCAAGGCGGCGGCCAACCTGCTTGACCGACAGTTCGACGTGACTGAGCCGGACACGGCCTGGGCGAGCGATTTCACCTTCATCCGCACGCATGAAGGCTGGATGTACCTGGCTGTTGTGATCGATCTGTTTTCCCGGCAGGTCGTCGGCTGGGCGATGCGCGATCGGGCCGACACCGAGTTGGTCGTGCAGGCCTTGTTGTCTGCGGTGTGGCGGCGCAAACCCAACGCTGGTTGCTTGGTTCATTCGGACCAAGGGTCTGTCTACACCAGCGATGACTGGCGCAGTTTCCTGGCGTCCCATAGCGTGGTGTGCAGCATGAGTCGGCGTGGCAACTGCCACGACAACGCACCCGTGGAGAGCTTCTTCGGACTGCTCAAACGCGAGCGGATCAGGCGGCGGACCTATTCCACCAAGCACGCCGCTCGCGCCGAGGTATTCGACTACATCGAGATGTTCTACAACCCCAACCGCCGCCACGATTCAACTGGCGACCTGTCCCCTGTAGAGTTTGAACGGCGCTACGCGCAACGAGGGTCTTGA
- a CDS encoding IS5 family transposase yields the protein MKPRKPYSTDISDEEWAFAAPYLTLMDVQAPQRKYELRAMFNALRWIARAGAPWRLLPNDFPPWEAVYQQTQRWLQAGCFEAMVSDLRSLLRVAQGKKGQPSAVIFDARTLQSTCESGPRAGYDGYKRKKGSKVHMAVDTLGHLLAVQVTPANEQERAQVRSLAQEVQHVTGETVKIAFVDQGYTGQEPAQAATEEGIELHVIKLQEAKKGFVLLPRRWVVERSFGWANRFRRLARDYERLPETLAGLHFVVFTILMLGNAATLFQSS from the coding sequence ATGAAGCCTCGTAAGCCTTATTCCACCGATATTTCCGACGAAGAATGGGCCTTTGCGGCTCCCTATTTGACGCTGATGGACGTGCAGGCACCGCAGCGCAAGTATGAGCTACGCGCGATGTTCAACGCACTGCGGTGGATCGCGCGCGCCGGCGCACCATGGCGATTGCTTCCCAACGATTTTCCGCCCTGGGAAGCGGTGTATCAGCAAACACAGCGCTGGCTGCAAGCGGGCTGCTTTGAGGCCATGGTCAGTGATCTGCGCTCACTCTTGCGTGTGGCGCAAGGGAAAAAAGGCCAGCCGAGCGCGGTCATTTTCGATGCTCGCACGCTGCAGTCCACCTGCGAAAGCGGGCCGCGTGCTGGATACGATGGCTATAAACGCAAGAAAGGCAGCAAGGTACACATGGCCGTCGATACGCTTGGACATCTGCTCGCTGTCCAGGTGACGCCGGCTAATGAGCAGGAGCGCGCGCAAGTCCGATCGTTGGCACAAGAGGTACAACACGTGACCGGTGAAACGGTCAAGATCGCCTTTGTTGATCAGGGCTACACCGGTCAAGAACCGGCGCAGGCGGCCACGGAAGAAGGCATTGAGTTGCACGTGATCAAGCTGCAAGAAGCGAAAAAAGGCTTTGTCTTGCTGCCGCGCCGTTGGGTTGTCGAGCGCAGCTTCGGATGGGCCAATCGTTTCAGACGGCTGGCACGCGACTACGAGCGATTGCCGGAAACCTTGGCCGGTTTGCACTTCGTCGTCTTCACGATCCTGATGCTTGGAAATGCAGCCACCCTCTTTCAAAGTTCATAA
- a CDS encoding DUF3297 family protein has product MSDTPPDHLAIDARSPFHNADALSRGVGVRFNGVERDNVEEYSVSEGWIKVQVGKARDRRGNPMTVKIKGEVAAYYLDTRKA; this is encoded by the coding sequence ATGAGCGATACCCCTCCCGATCATCTGGCCATCGACGCGCGCAGCCCGTTCCACAACGCCGATGCCCTCAGCCGCGGCGTCGGCGTGCGCTTCAACGGTGTCGAACGCGACAACGTGGAGGAGTATTCGGTCAGCGAGGGCTGGATCAAGGTGCAGGTCGGCAAGGCGCGCGACCGTCGCGGCAATCCGATGACGGTGAAGATCAAGGGTGAGGTGGCAGCTTATTACCTTGATACCAGGAAAGCCTGA
- a CDS encoding DUF6630 family protein produces the protein MPDNSADYEDDEGLQPESDEDDVDDHPARVWNLLVLINPGDEDTALAQFDAWRETQADEGGDEVDDAWLWALKDAIDWRSGFYVDGKDTDAFIAAIDELSARWNLRIDWGGDLDDEEFSRGLSVPDLMALAFDRLREHGYSLWNWNTDGDAYSGWIALSRDDEAMLALTSLLGVEVRLGNEAF, from the coding sequence ATGCCCGACAACAGTGCCGACTACGAAGACGACGAAGGCCTGCAGCCCGAGAGCGACGAAGACGATGTCGACGACCATCCGGCGCGGGTGTGGAATTTACTGGTGCTGATCAATCCCGGCGACGAAGACACTGCACTTGCCCAGTTCGATGCCTGGCGCGAGACGCAGGCCGATGAAGGCGGCGATGAAGTCGACGATGCCTGGTTGTGGGCATTGAAGGATGCGATCGACTGGCGCTCGGGTTTCTATGTGGACGGGAAGGACACCGACGCGTTCATTGCTGCCATCGACGAACTCAGTGCGCGCTGGAACCTGCGCATCGACTGGGGCGGGGATCTGGACGACGAAGAATTTTCCCGCGGTCTCAGTGTGCCCGACCTGATGGCGTTGGCATTCGATCGCCTGCGCGAGCACGGCTATTCGCTGTGGAACTGGAACACCGACGGCGACGCGTATTCCGGCTGGATCGCGCTCAGCCGCGACGATGAAGCGATGCTGGCACTGACCTCGCTGCTCGGCGTGGAAGTGCGGCTGGGGAACGAGGCGTTCTGA
- a CDS encoding DUF4031 domain-containing protein has protein sequence MAVYLDDAVHLWRDQRWAHLLGDTLDELHAMAARLGIPRRAFQNKLSGAHYDVPAPRRAEAIALGAIPISRHTDRILLKASIVNARAQARGEVW, from the coding sequence GTGGCCGTCTACCTTGACGATGCGGTGCATCTGTGGCGCGATCAGCGCTGGGCGCATCTGCTAGGCGATACGCTGGACGAGCTGCATGCGATGGCGGCGCGGCTGGGCATTCCCCGCCGCGCCTTTCAAAACAAACTCAGCGGCGCGCACTACGATGTGCCTGCTCCGCGACGCGCCGAGGCGATCGCCCTCGGTGCCATCCCGATCTCGCGTCACACCGACCGCATCTTGCTCAAGGCATCGATTGTCAATGCACGTGCGCAGGCGCGGGGCGAGGTGTGGTGA
- the motB gene encoding flagellar motor protein MotB — MAEGKSTVVIRRIKKVQGGGHHGGAWKVAFADFVTAMMAFFLVLWLMAATTKEQRAAISEYFRNPSPLSGKSPAPSPGMNGPGGASTSMIKLGGTADMAKGQKDEMGRKRDNATDTNEDSRAKDKQRLETLMQDLKEAIDKSQALEPFKDQLLLDLTPDGLRIQIVDKQNRPMFDIGRDQLKPYTVDILRELSSFINEVPNHISITGHTDTTAYSSDAGYTNWELSADRANAARRALVSAGMADPKVSRVVGLSSSVLFDKTNPQNPINRRISIVVMTQDAEQTALDGAGQGVTLGKSTHDADTHVPDLSVATATGAAATGAVGAPVTAPASAAAAGTVSDAAPAAPRVSTRTQLAAATALAKAAEAAAATPRTSVSKAPEQR; from the coding sequence ATGGCCGAGGGCAAATCCACCGTCGTCATCCGACGGATCAAGAAGGTGCAGGGTGGCGGCCATCACGGCGGCGCGTGGAAAGTGGCGTTTGCCGACTTCGTGACCGCGATGATGGCGTTCTTTCTGGTGCTGTGGCTGATGGCCGCCACCACCAAGGAACAGCGCGCGGCGATCTCGGAATACTTTCGCAATCCCAGCCCATTGTCGGGCAAATCGCCCGCGCCTTCGCCGGGCATGAACGGCCCAGGCGGCGCCAGCACCTCGATGATCAAGCTCGGCGGCACCGCCGACATGGCCAAGGGGCAAAAGGACGAAATGGGCCGCAAGCGCGACAACGCCACAGACACCAACGAAGACAGCCGCGCCAAGGACAAGCAGCGCCTGGAAACGCTGATGCAGGACTTGAAGGAAGCCATCGACAAGAGCCAGGCGCTGGAGCCGTTCAAGGACCAGTTATTGCTCGACCTAACCCCCGACGGCCTGCGCATCCAGATCGTGGACAAGCAGAATCGCCCGATGTTCGACATCGGCCGCGATCAGCTAAAGCCCTACACCGTGGATATCCTGCGCGAGCTGTCCAGCTTCATCAATGAGGTGCCCAACCACATCAGCATCACCGGCCACACCGACACCACCGCTTACAGCAGCGATGCCGGTTACACCAACTGGGAACTGAGCGCCGACCGTGCCAACGCAGCGCGCCGCGCGCTGGTGAGCGCCGGTATGGCCGATCCCAAGGTCAGCCGCGTGGTGGGGCTGTCGTCATCGGTACTGTTCGACAAGACCAATCCGCAGAATCCGATCAACCGCCGCATCAGTATCGTGGTGATGACTCAGGACGCCGAGCAGACCGCGCTGGACGGCGCCGGTCAGGGCGTGACGCTGGGCAAGTCCACCCACGACGCCGACACCCATGTGCCGGACCTGAGCGTGGCGACCGCCACCGGTGCCGCTGCGACGGGTGCGGTGGGAGCGCCGGTTACGGCGCCTGCTTCGGCTGCGGCAGCGGGCACTGTCAGCGACGCGGCGCCGGCCGCACCGCGCGTTTCCACGCGCACCCAGCTGGCCGCGGCCACTGCGCTGGCCAAGGCTGCCGAAGCCGCCGCGGCTACGCCACGTACGTCGGTCAGCAAGGCGCCCGAGCAGCGCTAA
- the motA gene encoding flagellar motor stator protein MotA, which translates to MLIIIGFIVVIVSVLGGYVLSHGKLGALWQPYELLIIGGAALGAFLVSTPAKIVKETFSSVLGVFKGPQYKSDDYRDTLSLVYELLNKARRDGFMALEDHVEKPQDSTIFGNYPKVLADHHLLDFITDCLRLMTGGNIEPHELEPLLELELEKHHHEAMAPSHALSKVSDGLPGFGIVAAVLGIVITMGSIGGPIEEIGHHVGAALVGTFLGILLAYGFVAPLAAAMEARADQDGRMYEAVKTALLACLRGYNPKIALEFARKTLPSSVRPSFGNFETHLKTIK; encoded by the coding sequence ATGCTCATCATCATCGGCTTCATCGTCGTCATCGTCAGTGTCCTCGGCGGCTATGTGCTGTCGCATGGAAAACTGGGTGCGCTGTGGCAGCCGTACGAGCTGTTGATCATCGGTGGTGCGGCGCTGGGCGCCTTCCTGGTCAGCACACCGGCCAAGATCGTCAAGGAAACCTTCAGCAGCGTCCTGGGCGTATTCAAGGGCCCGCAGTACAAGTCCGATGACTACAGGGACACGCTGAGCCTGGTCTACGAATTGTTGAACAAGGCCCGCCGCGACGGCTTCATGGCCTTGGAAGATCACGTCGAAAAGCCGCAGGACAGCACCATCTTCGGTAACTACCCAAAGGTGCTTGCCGACCATCACCTGCTGGACTTCATCACCGACTGCCTGCGCCTGATGACCGGCGGCAACATCGAGCCGCACGAGCTAGAGCCGCTGCTCGAACTGGAACTGGAAAAACATCACCACGAGGCGATGGCGCCCTCGCATGCCTTGAGCAAGGTTTCCGACGGCCTGCCCGGCTTCGGCATCGTGGCGGCGGTGCTAGGCATCGTGATCACGATGGGCTCGATCGGCGGGCCGATCGAAGAGATCGGTCATCATGTCGGCGCCGCGCTGGTTGGCACCTTTCTCGGCATCCTGCTGGCCTATGGCTTTGTGGCACCGCTCGCGGCGGCGATGGAAGCGCGCGCAGACCAGGATGGACGCATGTACGAAGCGGTCAAGACCGCGCTGCTGGCCTGCCTGCGTGGCTACAACCCGAAGATTGCGCTGGAATTCGCACGCAAGACGCTGCCCTCCAGCGTGCGTCCGAGCTTCGGCAATTTCGAAACGCACTTGAAGACGATCAAGTAG
- the msrB gene encoding peptide-methionine (R)-S-oxide reductase MsrB codes for MSQFDLTPPSPAQRDALTAGLSGEEQRVLLQHGTEAPFCGVFLDNKLDGVYTCRLCGLPLFRSSAKFESGTGWPSFFAPYDPAHVREIRDISYGMIRTEIVCARCDSHLGHVFPDGPPPTGERHCLNSVSLGFTENGQTLPNPLQRGGAEAQPA; via the coding sequence ATGAGCCAGTTCGATCTGACCCCTCCTTCCCCCGCCCAACGCGATGCGCTGACCGCCGGGCTCAGCGGCGAGGAACAGCGCGTGCTGCTGCAACATGGCACCGAGGCGCCCTTCTGTGGGGTGTTCCTGGACAACAAGCTGGACGGTGTCTACACCTGCCGCTTGTGCGGGTTACCGCTATTCCGCTCCAGCGCCAAGTTCGAGTCCGGTACCGGCTGGCCGAGCTTCTTTGCGCCCTATGATCCGGCCCATGTGCGCGAGATCCGCGATATCAGCTACGGCATGATCCGCACCGAAATCGTCTGCGCGCGCTGCGACAGCCACCTAGGCCATGTGTTTCCGGATGGCCCGCCGCCGACCGGCGAGCGCCACTGCCTCAATTCGGTGTCGCTGGGCTTTACCGAAAACGGCCAAACGCTGCCCAACCCATTGCAGCGCGGTGGTGCCGAAGCGCAGCCGGCCTGA
- a CDS encoding winged helix-turn-helix transcriptional regulator, with protein MAARLREPDKIDRKILRIRQQEERITFTELGERIGLSTTPCTERVRRLERGGAIADYYTRLDPHSLKASLLVFIEISLAYKSGDIFEEFRRAALKLPIVLECHPVSGDFDYPLKARISQMASYRKLLGSTLPTMPHVRESRPAARRQRSAAVASLPAAFVE; from the coding sequence ATGGCTGCCCGCCTGCGCGAACCGGACAAGATCGACCGCAAGATCCTGCGCATCCGGCAGCAGGAGGAGCGAATTACCTTTACCGAATTGGGCGAACGCATCGGCCTGTCGACCACTCCCTGCACCGAGCGCGTGCGACGGCTGGAGCGCGGCGGCGCCATCGCCGATTACTACACGCGACTGGACCCGCACTCTCTCAAAGCAAGCCTGCTGGTGTTCATTGAAATCAGTCTGGCCTACAAATCCGGCGACATCTTCGAAGAATTCCGTCGCGCCGCGCTCAAGCTCCCCATCGTGCTGGAATGCCACCCGGTTTCGGGCGATTTCGATTACCCGCTCAAGGCGCGCATCAGCCAGATGGCGTCGTATCGCAAACTGCTCGGCAGCACCTTGCCGACCATGCCGCATGTGCGCGAGTCCAGGCCGGCTGCGCGTCGCCAGCGATCCGCAGCGGTCGCCAGCCTTCCTGCCGCATTCGTCGAATAA